ACCGATCGCGCGATGCCGAGCGGGTCGACGCCGGGATGGCTGTAGAAACGCCGATCCTCGACCGCCACGGTCGCATCGCGCATCACCTGCGGGATACTGCCATAGGGTAGCCATTCGCCATAGCTTGGCCCCATCGACACGATCACGCTGCCGTCGGCGGCGTGGACGCGGATCATCTGGCCGTTGGGCGAGGATTTGAGTTCGTCGAAGCTCGGCAGCTGCGAGCGGGCGACATAGACGGCGATCGCCAGCGCACCCACCGCCAGGATCGCCAGCGCGATCAGGATCTGGAGGGTGACGACGATCCGTCGACGCCAAGGCGAGCGGCGGACGGGAGCGGAGCGGGGGGTACGCGCACGGGCCATGAAGACCGCTGCGATTACCGGTTAACGCACCCCCCTACAAGCCGCCGTTACTTGCGCGCGCGAAACTCCAGCGCGATCGAGTTCATGCAATAGCGCAGGCCGGTCGGCGGCGGGCCGTCGGGAAAGACGTGGCCCATGTGGCTGTCGCAGCGCGCGCAACGCGTTTCCGTCCGGGTCATGCCGTGGCTGGTGTCGGTGTGATCCGACACGCGATCGGGCGATATCGGCTGGCTGAAGCTCGGCCAGCCCGATCCGCTGTCGTATTTGTCCGCGCTGTCGAACAGGTCGAGATGGCAGGCGGCGCAGCAATAGGTGCCATCTGCCTTGTTGTCGGTGAGTGCGCCGGCAAAGGCGCGTTCGGTGCCTGCTTCGCGCAGGACGTGATATTGCGCCGGCGTGAGCCGCTTGCGCCACTCGGCTTCCGAAAGGTTGAGCTGATCCATAAAGCCAATCTTGTGAGAGAAGGGGGCGGCGTCAACCGCTATGGGGTCATTCTGGTCGCATGAGCCATGACCTGGATCAGTGCGGCCGGCATCATCGCCACGACCGGCGCCGACCAGCGGCTTTCCGCAATGCGACGCACGCCGCCGGCCACCGCCATCGGCCGGGCGAGGCGGCGCGCGAACCGTTCCTGCCACGCCGTCGCCGCGGCGGGACCGCCGATCCGCCAAGCCTCGGCGGCGTCGATGCCGCTTGCAAGGGCGATGCCCATGCCTTCGCCGGCCAGGCTGGGGATCACGCCCGCCTGATCGCCGAGCCGGAACAGGCCGGGGGTGCCGGTCCGCTGACGCCATCCATAGGGTACGTTGGCGATCGCATCGACGGTCGCATGTGGCGCGAGATGCGCGATCCGTTCGCCCAGTCGCGGCAGTTCGCGGCCCAGGCTGGCGATCAGGTCGGCGGGGCTGCCCGCGTCCTGCAATCGCGAACGATGCACCGCCATGCACAGGTTGGCGCTGCCGTCTTCCTGCAGGGCGATCCCCGCGTAGCCGCGATCGAACAGGTGGAGTTCGATCTGCCCGTCCAGCAGGCGACGCAGCGCCGGTGCGGGTGACAGGCGGACGCGGATGCCCAGCGTGGGGTCGCTGCCCCGTGCCGATGCCGGCCGCGCCAGTCCGCGCAGGTCGTGCTTGCCGGTCGCCAGGAACAGGGCGTCGGCGGCGATCATCGCGCCGTCGGCCAGATGCGCGGTGAGTCCGTCGACGTGACGAACAGTGGCGCCGGTCTCGATCGCCACCCCGCTTCGCATGGCCGCGTGTCGCAGCAGTATGTCCAGCCGCCGTCGCGAGACGCCGATCGCCGGTCGGGGCAGCATCGCCTCACGTACGCGGCCACCGGCGAAAATCGTCACACGGGTCAGTCGATCGCGGTTGAGCGCGTCGGCATCGACGCCCAGCTGGGCGATCCTGTCGAGCGTCCGCCAGCTCACGAAACCGCCGCAAAGGGCATCGCCGTCGGGATGGCGCTCGACCATCACGGGCTGCGCGCCCGCCGCCGCCAGGCGGATGGCAGCCGCGGATCCGGCCGGGCCGCCGCCGACGATCAGCGCAGCCGTTCGACGCATAGCCGGAACGGAAAGGCGCGGAACACCCGGGCATCGCCGATGCCTGCCTCGGCCAGCAACGGCGGCCATTCGGCGGGGCGATAGGACCGCGCGATCGACAAGGTGCCGTCATGGCGGACAATCGGATGCCAGCGGGCAAACGTCGCGAGCACGGGAAAGCCCGCATAAGCGACGCGATGACGGTGCAGGTCGTTGACCAGCCAGCCGTGCCGCGCCTCCGCCTCCATGAACCGCAGGAACGCGATCAGCTGCGGCCGTGTCATGTGATGCGCGACGAGGCTGGACACGATCGCATCCCACCCCCGCCGGCCAGTTCGGCGTAATCGCCGGTACGCCATGTGATCGACGTACCGGCCGGCAGGACGGGCGGCGTGTGCAGGCGCGCCGCCGCCTCGCTGCGGGGATTGAGGTCGATGCCGACCAGCTCGGCAGCGATACCCCGGCGCGCCGACCAGCGCGCGATCCGACGCAGCATGTCGCCATCGCCATAGCCCACGTCGAGCAGACGCAGCGACGTTCGCCCGCGGGTGACCCGGTCCAGGAACCCAAGCGTCGGCCGCGCCGCCAGGGTGACGACGTTCACCCGCGCCAGATCGGCGACGACCGCCGCATAGGTGGCAGCGGACAGGTCGTCCGCATCCATCAATTCGTCCGCCTGGGCGCGCAAGGCCAGCGTCATGTCGCGAACCGCAACGCCAGCCCCTCGGCAGCCAGTCCCGGACCGAACGCGAGCGCAACCCCCGCGCGCGCTTGCGGTGGATCGGCGAGCAACCGGGCGAGCACGAACATCAACGTCGCCGACGACATGTTGCCGTTGTCGGCGAGCACCGCCCGCGACGCCGCCAGTGCATCCGCCGGCAGCGACAGGGCGGATTGCACGGCGTCCAGGATCGACCGCCCACCGGCATGCACCGCCCAGAACAGGTCGGCGGGCGTGGTGCCGCCGGTGATGGTGGCGACGAAGGCCGGTTCGCCCAGTGCGGTGCCGATGCGGCCCGGCACCGCCCCGTCCAGATGCATGGCAAATCCCGTATCGGTGATCGCCCAGCGGATCAGATCGGCGCTATCGGGCAGATTGGCGGCGAACGGTTGGCCGAGCGCCATGCCGCGCGCATCCGCGGTCACCAGCGCGGCGGCGGCACCGTCGCCGAATTGCAGCATCGCGAGCAGCGGCTCGACCGCCGTGTCGTCCTGCAAATGCAGCGACGACAACTCGACCGTCACCACCAGCACCCGCGCGGCGGGATCGGAGCGGACGATATGCCGGGCACTGCGCAAGGCGACGATCGCCGCGTAACAGCCCATGAAACCGACCAGCAGGCGTTCGACATCGGCGGGCAGGCCCAGTCGTGCAGCGACGATCTGATCGATGCCGGGCGCGACGAAACCGGTGCAACTCGCCACCACCAGATGGGTGATGCCGTCCAGCCCGACGCGTTCCTGCAAG
The sequence above is a segment of the Sphingomonas insulae genome. Coding sequences within it:
- the msrB gene encoding peptide-methionine (R)-S-oxide reductase MsrB produces the protein MDQLNLSEAEWRKRLTPAQYHVLREAGTERAFAGALTDNKADGTYCCAACHLDLFDSADKYDSGSGWPSFSQPISPDRVSDHTDTSHGMTRTETRCARCDSHMGHVFPDGPPPTGLRYCMNSIALEFRARK
- a CDS encoding NAD(P)/FAD-dependent oxidoreductase; the protein is MRRTAALIVGGGPAGSAAAIRLAAAGAQPVMVERHPDGDALCGGFVSWRTLDRIAQLGVDADALNRDRLTRVTIFAGGRVREAMLPRPAIGVSRRRLDILLRHAAMRSGVAIETGATVRHVDGLTAHLADGAMIAADALFLATGKHDLRGLARPASARGSDPTLGIRVRLSPAPALRRLLDGQIELHLFDRGYAGIALQEDGSANLCMAVHRSRLQDAGSPADLIASLGRELPRLGERIAHLAPHATVDAIANVPYGWRQRTGTPGLFRLGDQAGVIPSLAGEGMGIALASGIDAAEAWRIGGPAAATAWQERFARRLARPMAVAGGVRRIAESRWSAPVVAMMPAALIQVMAHATRMTP
- a CDS encoding type III polyketide synthase; amino-acid sequence: MTTDFAYLNAIGTAVPPHDVHDAFITWANRRVEERARPLFARMAARAGIAHRWSVLPGVDGASAVDPGGFYAAAMPGTAARMAVYAREAPELALAAVAALQERVGLDGITHLVVASCTGFVAPGIDQIVAARLGLPADVERLLVGFMGCYAAIVALRSARHIVRSDPAARVLVVTVELSSLHLQDDTAVEPLLAMLQFGDGAAAALVTADARGMALGQPFAANLPDSADLIRWAITDTGFAMHLDGAVPGRIGTALGEPAFVATITGGTTPADLFWAVHAGGRSILDAVQSALSLPADALAASRAVLADNGNMSSATLMFVLARLLADPPQARAGVALAFGPGLAAEGLALRFAT